A window of Chloroflexota bacterium contains these coding sequences:
- a CDS encoding MFS transporter has translation MAYQPPAHGFRTFLIVWITQSVSVFGSALTFFAVTIWLTQTMYPRAEQKAELAFALSAVSLAFALPTVFGAPIAGAWADRHDRKRTMMLADFISGLISLALALLMLTQSLNLPLLIAIVVVHAAVSAFHQSAFDTSYAMLVPEKQLPRANGMMQTIWSLSGILSPMLAATLIALPSLARQGALPGAIGAFLASFADGAPLAIALDAITFFFAASVLIFLFIPSPQRTDLHDATGAKKSIWADVKIGAVYIWRRRPLLWLLGTFTVANFVGSPLGVFMPLIVKFNLADDWSARGFTFETALAFLSSVASVGGIAGGLLMSAWGGLKARRVYGVVLGLIGQGIAMIALGLSPVLYLTSAMAMLAHAMLPITNAHSQAIWQTQTPRELQGRVFAVRRLIAQFTWPLSTALAGLLGGWFNPGAVIAVLGAILVVFCIAQMFNPYLVRVEDKAWLDRLAAQAEAAE, from the coding sequence ATGGCATATCAACCACCCGCACATGGTTTTCGCACGTTCTTGATCGTATGGATCACCCAATCCGTTTCCGTGTTTGGCAGCGCGCTGACGTTTTTCGCCGTCACGATTTGGCTGACGCAAACGATGTATCCGCGCGCGGAACAAAAAGCGGAACTCGCGTTCGCGTTGTCGGCGGTGAGTCTGGCGTTCGCGTTGCCGACGGTGTTCGGCGCGCCGATTGCCGGCGCGTGGGCGGATCGTCACGACCGCAAACGAACGATGATGCTCGCGGATTTTATCAGCGGGTTGATTAGTTTGGCGTTGGCGCTGTTGATGCTGACGCAATCGTTGAACCTACCGTTGCTCATCGCGATTGTGGTCGTGCACGCGGCGGTCAGCGCGTTTCATCAATCCGCGTTCGACACGTCGTACGCGATGCTCGTGCCAGAAAAACAACTGCCGCGCGCGAACGGAATGATGCAAACGATCTGGTCGCTCTCCGGGATTCTCTCGCCGATGCTTGCCGCAACGTTGATCGCGTTGCCGTCGCTCGCGCGTCAAGGCGCGCTCCCCGGTGCGATTGGCGCGTTCCTCGCGTCGTTCGCCGATGGCGCGCCGCTCGCGATCGCGCTTGATGCGATCACGTTCTTCTTTGCGGCGAGTGTGTTGATCTTTTTGTTCATCCCCTCGCCGCAACGCACCGATTTGCACGACGCGACCGGCGCGAAGAAATCCATCTGGGCGGACGTGAAAATCGGCGCGGTCTACATTTGGCGACGGCGTCCGTTGTTGTGGTTGCTCGGTACGTTCACGGTCGCGAATTTTGTCGGCTCGCCGCTGGGTGTGTTCATGCCGCTCATCGTCAAGTTCAATCTCGCCGACGATTGGAGCGCGCGCGGTTTTACGTTCGAGACCGCGCTCGCGTTCCTCAGTTCGGTCGCCAGCGTCGGCGGTATTGCCGGCGGCTTGCTGATGAGCGCGTGGGGCGGTTTGAAAGCGCGTCGCGTGTACGGTGTTGTGCTTGGACTCATCGGGCAGGGCATCGCGATGATCGCGCTGGGTCTCTCGCCGGTGTTGTATCTCACGAGCGCGATGGCGATGCTCGCGCACGCGATGCTCCCGATAACCAACGCGCACTCACAGGCGATTTGGCAAACACAAACCCCGCGCGAGTTGCAAGGACGTGTGTTCGCAGTGCGGCGACTCATCGCGCAGTTCACCTGGCCCCTCAGCACCGCGCTCGCCGGTCTGCTCGGCGGCTGGTTCAATCCCGGCGCGGTGATCGCCGTGCTCGGCGCAATCCTCGTCGTGTTCTGCATCGCGCAAATGTTCAATCCGTACCTGGTGCGCGTCGAGGACAAGGCGTGGCTCGATCGGCTCGCCGCGCAAGCCGAGGCAGCGGAATAA
- the lepB gene encoding signal peptidase I has protein sequence MESSNETQSSFVNFDSLPPPEQLPPPEQLLPPAKPSAWAGIRSAVRELVETLVLTLVIFLLIRFAVQNFRIEGFSMEPNFHDGQFILVNKVEYMIKLPERGDVVVLIPPTSANRDFIKRVIGLPGDQVQITDGKVYINGKQLDEPYPLNPGSYTTGAQTIAPEEYFVLGDNRNNSSDSHAWGTVSAKKIVGKVWATYWPPQMMGFVPDYSYASK, from the coding sequence TTGGAATCCTCAAACGAAACACAGTCCAGTTTTGTCAATTTCGATTCACTGCCTCCGCCGGAGCAACTCCCGCCGCCCGAACAACTGCTCCCGCCGGCGAAACCCTCCGCGTGGGCAGGCATCCGCTCGGCGGTGCGCGAGTTGGTCGAAACGTTGGTTTTGACGCTCGTTATTTTTTTGCTGATTCGATTCGCGGTGCAGAACTTTCGCATCGAAGGATTCAGCATGGAGCCGAATTTTCACGATGGGCAATTCATCCTCGTGAACAAAGTCGAGTACATGATCAAGTTGCCCGAGCGCGGCGACGTGGTCGTGCTGATCCCGCCGACGAGCGCGAATCGCGATTTCATCAAACGCGTCATTGGCTTGCCGGGCGATCAAGTGCAAATCACCGACGGTAAAGTGTACATCAACGGCAAGCAATTGGATGAACCGTATCCGCTCAATCCTGGGTCGTACACGACCGGCGCGCAGACGATTGCGCCCGAAGAATATTTCGTGCTCGGCGACAACCGCAACAATTCGAGCGACTCGCACGCGTGGGGCACCGTGTCTGCCAAGAAAATTGTGGGCAAGGTCTGGGCGACGTACTGGCCCCCCCAGATGATGGGTTTTGTGCCGGATTATTCTTACGCCTCAAAATAA
- the rpiB gene encoding ribose 5-phosphate isomerase B — protein sequence MVQQVVERVLAEKRATTPSASALSKTVALGADHGGFAMKQDLSKYLVELGYAVNDCGAFSTDPVDYPDIAYAVAKLVSDGAAARGIIIDGAGIGSAMVANKVPGVRAALCYDLSTARNAREHNDANVLTLGARLIGAGLARDIVKAFLETECTEERHKKRVAKIMDVERRYLKK from the coding sequence ATGGTGCAACAAGTGGTCGAGCGCGTGCTGGCTGAAAAACGCGCGACCACACCGAGCGCGTCCGCTTTATCAAAAACGGTCGCGCTCGGCGCAGACCATGGCGGATTCGCGATGAAGCAAGACCTGAGCAAGTACCTCGTCGAACTCGGGTACGCGGTCAACGACTGCGGTGCGTTTTCGACCGACCCCGTGGATTATCCTGACATTGCGTACGCGGTCGCAAAACTCGTGAGCGATGGCGCGGCGGCGCGCGGCATCATTATTGACGGCGCGGGCATTGGCTCCGCAATGGTCGCGAACAAGGTGCCGGGCGTGCGCGCCGCGTTATGCTACGATCTTTCGACGGCGCGCAACGCGCGCGAGCACAATGACGCGAATGTATTGACGCTCGGCGCGCGCTTGATCGGGGCAGGACTCGCGCGCGATATTGTAAAAGCGTTTCTCGAAACCGAGTGTACGGAAGAGCGGCACAAGAAACGCGTCGCGAAGATTATGGATGTGGAGCGACGGTACTTGAAGAAATGA
- the deoC gene encoding deoxyribose-phosphate aldolase translates to MPKDITKFIDHTLLKPEATPSEIDKLCKEAAEYHFAAVCVNPPFVKQCAQILRGADVAVAAVVGFPLGAHTTETKVFETKQAVADGASEIDMVINIGALKAKQYDLVRDDIRGIAEAAHAGNAILKVIIEAALLTDDEKVRSCELAKEAGADFVKTSTGFGPGGATAHDVALMSRTVAGELGVKAAGGIRNLEQAQAMIQAGATRIGASAGVAIVKQSRGEKVEAKTKY, encoded by the coding sequence GTGCCGAAGGACATTACGAAATTCATTGATCACACATTGTTGAAACCCGAAGCGACGCCGAGCGAGATTGACAAGCTGTGCAAGGAAGCGGCGGAGTATCACTTTGCCGCCGTGTGCGTCAATCCGCCGTTCGTCAAACAGTGCGCGCAAATTCTGCGCGGCGCCGATGTCGCGGTCGCGGCGGTCGTCGGCTTTCCGCTCGGCGCGCACACGACCGAGACCAAGGTGTTCGAGACCAAGCAAGCCGTCGCGGACGGCGCGAGCGAAATTGATATGGTCATCAACATCGGCGCGCTCAAAGCCAAGCAGTACGACTTGGTGCGCGACGATATTCGCGGCATCGCCGAGGCGGCGCACGCTGGGAACGCGATTCTCAAAGTCATCATCGAAGCCGCGCTGTTGACCGACGACGAAAAAGTGCGCTCATGCGAACTCGCGAAAGAGGCGGGCGCGGATTTCGTCAAGACTTCGACCGGGTTTGGTCCGGGCGGCGCGACCGCGCACGATGTCGCGCTCATGTCGCGCACGGTCGCGGGCGAACTCGGAGTGAAAGCGGCGGGCGGCATTCGGAATCTCGAACAGGCGCAAGCGATGATCCAAGCCGGCGCGACGCGCATCGGCGCAAGCGCGGGCGTCGCGATTGTCAAACAGTCGCGCGGCGAAAAGGTCGAAGCCAAGACCAAGTATTGA
- a CDS encoding GIY-YIG nuclease family protein, whose protein sequence is MRNYYVYIMTNKSRTLYVGMTNNLERRVYEYKHKLIEGFTSRYNITQLVYHEVYSDVRETIAREKQVKDWRREKKIALVESLNPTWRDLSEDWAR, encoded by the coding sequence ATGAGAAATTACTATGTCTACATCATGACCAACAAGTCGCGGACGCTCTACGTTGGAATGACCAACAATTTGGAACGCCGTGTTTACGAGTACAAACACAAACTGATTGAAGGTTTTACCAGTCGTTACAATATCACGCAATTGGTTTACCATGAAGTTTACTCTGATGTGCGTGAAACGATTGCGCGTGAAAAGCAAGTAAAGGACTGGCGGCGCGAGAAAAAGATTGCGTTGGTTGAATCACTGAATCCAACTTGGCGTGACCTGTCTGAAGACTGGGCAAGGTGA
- a CDS encoding N-6 DNA methylase, with translation MTDTTPARKKFESELAVLVERFDKQSADYKRTDYLESQARIDFIDPFFEALGWDVRNTQGLSVRERDVIVESGQTSGRPDYNFRMNGLTQFFVEAKAPRVPLEASRVVLQAKKYAFNETSQLVLLAATTDFEEFRLYEVRDISYLRRVNKGLIFAYRYDEYLTSKALDDLWKLSRESVAAGSLNVLIAPTTRRSQRIPLDQQFLADLVGWREKLAKAIYKAHPDLEADDLNSVVQVFLDRLIFIRVAEDRGVLPQGQLLDIARHWSQAEQSKPIVAELIPLFRVVNQQLNGEIFKPHKCEDLKWDSAIVAEIIDEGLEPYNFAQIGVELLGSIYERYLGKTIRVTETRAMIEDKPAVRKAGGVYYTPKYIVDYIVAQTVGKLIEGKTPKQIEKLRILDPACGSGSFLLGAYQTLLDYHTRYFAERAERRGGGSPHQARLLREPRAEYGEFRLSLEQKSQILSDHIFGVDIDPQAVEITMMSLYIKMLEGERGAITGQGVLPRLRDNIKCGNSLIGYDIGDLDAKEKRRINPFDWRSQSEGFGAIMDAGGFDAVIGNPPYGAYLYETEKEYLNSAYQCQSYQLDSYLLFLEKSVRDLVKRGGFWGMIVPNPWLTNVLQGNIRKFVIENTRIVEIVHFRFPVFHQVTVDTEIVVLQTGNPKGWQSVATIVESLDAFEAGLSRDGIQHIRHNQDGWRESAEQVINIFLGSAEKSLARKCARLGTVLDTLCEINVGIKPYQVGKGNPP, from the coding sequence ATGACCGACACCACACCCGCACGAAAAAAATTCGAAAGCGAACTAGCGGTGCTGGTCGAACGTTTTGACAAGCAATCTGCCGATTACAAGCGCACCGATTACCTCGAATCGCAAGCGCGGATTGATTTCATTGATCCGTTCTTTGAAGCGTTGGGCTGGGATGTGCGCAACACCCAGGGTTTGTCTGTGCGCGAGCGCGATGTCATCGTCGAGAGTGGACAAACGAGCGGTCGTCCCGATTACAATTTCCGGATGAACGGGTTGACCCAGTTTTTTGTCGAAGCCAAAGCGCCGCGCGTGCCGCTTGAAGCGAGCCGTGTGGTTCTCCAAGCCAAGAAATACGCGTTCAACGAAACCAGCCAATTGGTTCTACTTGCCGCGACAACGGACTTTGAAGAGTTCCGTTTGTACGAGGTGCGCGATATTTCTTATCTCCGGCGCGTGAACAAGGGTTTGATTTTTGCGTATCGTTATGACGAGTACCTAACGTCCAAGGCGTTGGATGATTTGTGGAAACTGTCGCGCGAATCTGTCGCCGCGGGCAGTCTCAATGTGCTGATTGCGCCGACCACGCGCCGTTCCCAACGCATTCCACTCGACCAACAATTTTTGGCTGATCTAGTGGGCTGGCGCGAAAAATTGGCGAAAGCTATTTACAAAGCGCATCCGGATTTAGAGGCGGACGACCTCAACAGTGTTGTGCAAGTGTTCCTCGACCGTTTGATTTTTATTCGCGTCGCCGAAGATCGCGGCGTGCTTCCTCAGGGTCAACTCCTCGATATTGCACGGCATTGGTCGCAGGCGGAACAGTCCAAGCCCATCGTCGCCGAACTCATCCCCTTGTTTCGCGTTGTCAATCAACAACTGAATGGCGAAATTTTCAAACCGCACAAATGCGAAGACCTCAAATGGGATTCGGCGATTGTCGCGGAAATCATTGACGAAGGTTTGGAGCCATACAACTTTGCTCAAATCGGCGTCGAATTGCTCGGCTCGATTTACGAACGCTATCTCGGCAAGACGATTCGTGTGACCGAGACACGCGCGATGATCGAGGACAAGCCCGCCGTGCGGAAAGCGGGCGGCGTTTACTACACGCCCAAGTACATTGTGGATTACATCGTCGCGCAAACGGTAGGCAAACTGATCGAAGGCAAGACGCCGAAGCAAATCGAGAAATTGAGAATACTCGATCCCGCGTGTGGTTCGGGTTCGTTCTTGCTCGGCGCGTACCAAACCCTGCTCGATTATCACACACGCTATTTCGCCGAACGCGCGGAACGACGCGGCGGCGGATCGCCGCATCAAGCGCGTTTGCTGCGCGAGCCGCGCGCCGAGTACGGCGAGTTTCGGTTATCGCTCGAACAGAAATCTCAAATTCTAAGCGACCATATCTTTGGCGTGGACATTGACCCGCAAGCCGTCGAGATTACGATGATGAGTTTGTACATCAAAATGTTGGAGGGCGAACGCGGCGCGATTACCGGGCAAGGTGTTTTGCCCCGTTTGCGCGACAACATCAAGTGTGGCAACTCGTTGATTGGGTACGACATTGGCGACCTGGACGCCAAAGAAAAACGACGCATCAACCCGTTCGATTGGCGCAGCCAGAGCGAGGGCTTTGGCGCGATTATGGACGCGGGCGGATTTGACGCGGTGATTGGTAATCCGCCGTATGGGGCGTATTTGTACGAGACGGAAAAAGAATATCTGAATTCCGCGTATCAATGTCAAAGCTACCAACTCGATAGTTACCTTTTGTTCTTGGAAAAATCGGTCAGAGATTTGGTCAAGCGCGGCGGATTTTGGGGGATGATTGTTCCCAATCCTTGGCTTACGAATGTGTTACAAGGGAACATCCGGAAATTTGTAATCGAAAACACGCGCATCGTAGAAATTGTTCACTTTCGATTTCCCGTGTTCCATCAGGTCACGGTAGACACGGAAATCGTCGTACTGCAGACCGGCAATCCGAAGGGCTGGCAATCTGTTGCGACGATTGTTGAATCGCTAGACGCGTTTGAGGCGGGCTTGAGCCGGGATGGGATCCAGCATATCCGCCACAATCAAGACGGGTGGCGCGAATCAGCGGAACAAGTCATCAATATTTTTCTTGGATCGGCAGAGAAATCACTCGCCCGCAAATGCGCGCGCCTTGGCACTGTGCTAGATACGCTTTGTGAAATCAACGTGGGCATCAAGCCGTACCAAGTGGGCAAGGGCAATCCACCATAA
- a CDS encoding DMT family transporter yields the protein MPSKGAEEQRGKGEELRRNNAPLRPRTLAPLLPYLALVLGVTAMGMSGIFVRWANAPGAVTGFYRMLIAIAVFALPVGLRWKRESPLSARHLWFAVLGGIFFAFDLAIWNTSVMMTSAANATLFGNTSVIWVALGALILFKEKLRPIFWGGLILACIGILVVLGQDFLTHPTLGWGDTLAMVAGVWYGFFFLVAERARDKLSSLVAWWVSSAASTVGLFAICLALGYPLLGYPPETYWSILGLAIVVQVISLLSVNYALGHLPASIVAPTSLGQPVVTAILAIPLLGQSLDGLQIVGGLLVMAGIIIVHRSKAR from the coding sequence ATGCCAAGCAAGGGAGCAGAGGAGCAGAGGGGCAAGGGTGAAGAACTGCGTCGCAACAATGCTCCCCTGCGCCCACGCACCCTTGCTCCCCTGCTCCCGTACCTCGCGCTCGTCCTCGGCGTCACCGCGATGGGCATGTCCGGCATTTTCGTTCGTTGGGCAAACGCGCCGGGCGCGGTCACCGGTTTTTATCGAATGCTAATCGCGATTGCCGTGTTCGCGCTGCCGGTCGGTCTGCGCTGGAAACGCGAGTCGCCCTTGTCGGCGCGTCATTTGTGGTTCGCCGTGCTCGGCGGTATTTTCTTCGCGTTCGATCTCGCGATCTGGAACACGTCGGTGATGATGACCTCGGCGGCGAACGCGACCTTGTTCGGCAACACGTCCGTCATCTGGGTCGCGCTCGGCGCGCTGATTCTGTTCAAAGAAAAGTTGCGCCCGATTTTTTGGGGCGGCTTGATCCTCGCGTGCATCGGCATCCTGGTCGTCCTGGGTCAAGATTTTCTCACGCATCCGACGCTCGGCTGGGGCGATACGCTCGCGATGGTCGCAGGTGTGTGGTACGGTTTTTTCTTTCTCGTCGCCGAGCGTGCGCGCGACAAACTCAGTTCGCTCGTCGCGTGGTGGGTGTCCTCCGCCGCGAGCACGGTTGGGCTGTTCGCGATTTGCCTCGCGCTTGGTTATCCCTTGCTCGGCTATCCGCCCGAAACGTACTGGAGCATCCTGGGTCTCGCGATTGTCGTCCAGGTGATCAGTTTGCTCTCGGTGAATTACGCGCTTGGACATTTGCCCGCGTCTATTGTCGCGCCAACGTCGCTCGGTCAGCCGGTCGTCACCGCGATTCTCGCGATCCCCCTCCTGGGTCAATCGCTCGATGGGCTGCAAATTGTCGGCGGGTTGTTGGTGATGGCGGGTATCATCATCGTGCATCGGTCGAAAGCGCGATGA
- a CDS encoding DMT family transporter, translating to MKSRGLPMLVLAFGILAVSMSAILVRWANAPPTVIGFWRMLFAALVMTIPAGNALRRAPRATRHTLFAALAGFFFAINLAVWNTGALITTAANVTLLGNLSIIWVPLAAMFVFKTRLRRAFWGGLALAAVGVMLILGQDLLAHPALGVGDAYGIGASFLYTVYLLAMERARAGLSALIAWWLSTVVGAVTLLALSIALGAPLAGYPLTSFAIFATMAFVVQIGGFLSLNYALGHLPAPLVSTSLLAQMVITALLAVPLLGQSLALVQAIGGLLVLLGIFVVHRSKTKG from the coding sequence ATGAAATCACGTGGGTTGCCGATGCTCGTGCTCGCGTTCGGCATCCTCGCGGTGAGCATGTCCGCGATTCTCGTCCGCTGGGCGAACGCGCCGCCGACGGTGATCGGCTTTTGGCGAATGCTGTTCGCCGCGCTCGTGATGACGATTCCGGCGGGCAACGCGCTGCGCCGCGCGCCACGCGCCACGCGGCACACCTTGTTTGCCGCGCTCGCCGGTTTTTTCTTCGCGATCAACCTCGCCGTGTGGAACACGGGTGCGCTCATCACAACCGCGGCGAATGTGACCTTGCTCGGCAACTTGTCAATCATCTGGGTCCCGCTCGCGGCGATGTTTGTGTTCAAGACTCGTTTGCGCCGCGCATTTTGGGGCGGGCTGGCGCTGGCGGCGGTCGGCGTGATGCTGATCCTGGGTCAGGATTTGCTCGCGCATCCGGCGCTCGGCGTCGGCGACGCGTATGGCATCGGCGCGAGTTTTCTGTACACCGTCTATTTGCTTGCGATGGAACGCGCGCGCGCGGGGTTGAGCGCGCTCATCGCATGGTGGCTTTCGACCGTGGTCGGCGCGGTGACGTTGCTCGCGTTGAGCATCGCGCTTGGCGCGCCGCTCGCCGGTTATCCGCTCACAAGTTTCGCGATCTTTGCGACGATGGCGTTCGTCGTCCAGATCGGCGGATTCTTGTCGCTCAATTACGCGCTCGGTCATTTGCCCGCGCCGCTCGTCTCGACGTCGCTTCTCGCGCAAATGGTCATCACCGCGTTGCTGGCGGTACCGTTGCTGGGTCAGTCGCTCGCGCTCGTCCAAGCGATTGGCGGTTTACTTGTGCTGCTTGGAATTTTTGTCGTGCATCGTTCAAAAACCAAAGGATGA
- the glpK gene encoding glycerol kinase GlpK: MTQPTYIGAVDQGTTGTRFMIFDHAGKVVASHYEEHHQIYPQPGWVEHDAGEIWDRTRTTIGGAMAKAQIHATDLAAIGITNQRETTVVWNPQTGEPYYNAIVWQDTRTQSICQKLIDEGHAEKIRAKTGLPIATYFSGTKIKWLLDNVPDLRAHAERGEAIFGNIDTWLIWNLTGGPRGGVHITDYTNASRTMLLNLQTLDWDDELLALFGIPRAILPRVRPSSDPSIYGFTEALGAVGGRVPVCGDLGDQQAALFGQVGFEPGEAKNTYGTGCFLLLNTGKEIVPSNAGLLTTVASNGATCYALEGSIAIAGAAVQWLRDNLKLISNAGETEAIAQSVADTGGVYFVPAFNGLFAPHWDMYARGTLVGMTRYTKREHIVRATLEAICYQTREVIEAMEKDSGVPLKTLKVDGGAVKNNFLMQLQADILGARVVRPIVNETTALGAAYAAGLAVGFWKSLDELRQNWGVDRVFEPQWDATRREHGYGEWKRAVERSKGWLK, from the coding sequence ATGACACAACCAACTTACATTGGCGCAGTTGACCAGGGTACGACCGGCACGCGCTTTATGATTTTCGATCACGCGGGCAAGGTCGTCGCGTCGCATTACGAAGAGCATCATCAAATCTATCCGCAGCCGGGCTGGGTGGAGCACGACGCCGGCGAAATCTGGGATCGCACGCGCACGACGATTGGCGGCGCGATGGCAAAGGCGCAGATTCACGCGACCGACCTCGCCGCGATTGGCATCACGAATCAACGCGAGACGACCGTCGTGTGGAATCCGCAAACCGGCGAACCGTACTACAACGCGATTGTCTGGCAAGACACGCGCACGCAGAGCATCTGTCAAAAATTAATAGACGAGGGTCACGCGGAAAAGATTCGCGCGAAAACCGGCTTGCCGATTGCGACGTACTTTTCCGGGACGAAAATCAAATGGCTGCTCGATAACGTCCCAGATTTGCGCGCGCACGCAGAACGCGGTGAAGCAATTTTCGGCAACATTGACACGTGGCTGATTTGGAATCTGACCGGCGGACCGCGCGGCGGCGTTCACATCACCGATTATACGAACGCCTCGCGCACGATGCTGCTCAACTTGCAAACGCTCGACTGGGACGACGAACTCCTCGCGCTATTCGGCATTCCGCGCGCGATACTGCCGCGCGTCCGTCCTTCATCCGATCCCAGCATCTACGGATTCACCGAAGCGCTTGGCGCGGTGGGTGGACGTGTCCCCGTGTGCGGCGATCTCGGCGATCAACAAGCCGCGTTGTTCGGTCAAGTGGGGTTCGAGCCGGGCGAAGCGAAAAACACGTACGGCACCGGTTGCTTTTTGTTGTTGAACACCGGCAAAGAGATCGTGCCGTCAAACGCCGGTCTGCTCACGACGGTCGCCTCGAACGGCGCGACGTGTTACGCGCTCGAAGGTTCGATTGCAATTGCCGGCGCGGCGGTGCAGTGGTTGCGCGATAATCTCAAACTCATTTCGAACGCGGGAGAGACCGAAGCGATCGCGCAATCGGTGGCGGACACCGGCGGCGTGTATTTCGTGCCGGCGTTCAACGGCTTGTTCGCGCCGCATTGGGATATGTACGCGCGCGGCACGCTCGTCGGCATGACGCGCTATACCAAACGCGAGCACATCGTCCGCGCGACGCTCGAAGCGATTTGCTATCAGACGCGTGAAGTGATCGAAGCGATGGAAAAGGATTCTGGTGTGCCGCTCAAAACACTAAAAGTGGACGGCGGCGCGGTCAAGAATAATTTTCTGATGCAACTGCAAGCCGATATTCTCGGCGCGCGTGTCGTGCGTCCCATCGTCAACGAAACGACCGCGCTCGGCGCGGCGTACGCGGCAGGACTCGCGGTCGGCTTTTGGAAATCACTCGACGAACTGCGCCAGAACTGGGGCGTGGACCGCGTGTTCGAACCGCAATGGGACGCGACGCGACGCGAGCACGGGTACGGCGAATGGAAGCGCGCGGTCGAGCGGTCCAAGGGCTGGCTGAAATAG